The following are encoded in a window of Tissierellales bacterium genomic DNA:
- a CDS encoding MtnX-like HAD-IB family phosphatase encodes MIKINDLSSIVILSDFDGTITTEDTNAKLIKYFGNETTRERYNQYKKGKIHLLSYLELQYRDIGINEEEYTNFILNKIEISRGFKEFFQKVKRNNIPFAIISGGFENGIIPFLRKHGINDIDIYANSINFGDEVTLDYYHKASNCCKLGPCGNCKIKHYENYKEKDNTVIFIGDGVTDKPVAEVADMVFAKDSLLDYCKDNDIDCIPWEDFRDINKIIFGKGR; translated from the coding sequence ATGATTAAAATTAATGATTTAAGTAGTATAGTTATATTATCAGATTTTGATGGCACTATAACTACTGAAGATACAAATGCAAAACTAATAAAGTATTTTGGCAATGAAACAACTAGAGAACGATATAATCAATACAAAAAAGGTAAAATACATTTATTATCTTATTTGGAATTACAGTATAGAGATATTGGAATAAATGAAGAAGAATATACAAATTTTATATTAAATAAAATTGAAATATCTAGGGGATTTAAAGAATTTTTTCAAAAAGTAAAAAGAAACAATATTCCCTTTGCAATTATTAGTGGTGGATTTGAAAATGGAATAATACCTTTTTTAAGAAAACATGGCATAAATGATATTGATATATATGCTAATTCTATTAATTTTGGTGATGAAGTAACTTTAGACTATTACCACAAAGCTTCTAACTGCTGTAAATTAGGTCCTTGTGGTAATTGTAAAATTAAACATTATGAAAACTATAAAGAGAAAGATAATACTGTAATTTTTATAGGAGATGGTGTTACAGACAAACCTGTTGCAGAGGTAGCAGATATGGTTTTTGCTAAAGATAGTTTATTAGACTACTGCAAAGACAATGATATAGATTGTATACCCTGGGAAGACTTTAGAGATATCAACAAAATAATTTTTGGTAAAGGAAGGTAG